In the Anaerosporomusa subterranea genome, one interval contains:
- the uraA gene encoding uracil permease, with protein MERRIIQVEEKVPLSQGIPLSLQHLFAMFGATVLVPFLFKVNPATSLLMNGIGTIIYLIISKGRIPAYLGSSFAFISPVFAVMGAAGLGGYAAAQGGFIVFGLFFILVAIVVRMVGTDWIDIIFPPAAMGAIVAIIGLELAPVATDMAGLTGKLIEQLKIPYTTAVTVSMFTLGVTILGSVLLRGFLAAIPVLIGVIAGYILSLAMGIVDLKSIADAPWFEVPTLYAPVFNMNAILMIMPAMLVVLAEHIGHLVVTGNIVERDLIKNPGLDRSLLGDGISNVLSGLVGATPNTTYGENIGVMAITKVFSVWVIGGAAVIAVVISFIGKFAAIIRSIPVPVMGGVCILLFGVIAAAGIRMLIEKKVDYTKSRNLILTSVVLISGISGTAVKFGTIELKGMALGTIVAIIISLLFELFTRMGIANDLDSKPSRSA; from the coding sequence GTGGAAAGACGTATTATTCAAGTTGAGGAAAAAGTACCTCTATCGCAGGGAATACCCCTAAGTCTACAGCATTTATTTGCGATGTTTGGCGCCACAGTTCTTGTTCCTTTCCTTTTCAAAGTCAATCCTGCTACATCGTTGCTCATGAACGGCATCGGCACTATTATCTATCTCATTATCTCTAAAGGACGCATACCTGCTTATCTAGGTTCCAGCTTCGCCTTTATTTCTCCGGTCTTTGCCGTTATGGGCGCCGCGGGGTTAGGCGGTTATGCAGCCGCTCAAGGTGGCTTTATCGTCTTTGGCTTGTTCTTTATACTGGTTGCTATCGTCGTCAGAATGGTTGGTACAGACTGGATTGATATTATATTTCCGCCAGCTGCAATGGGAGCTATTGTCGCAATTATCGGGTTAGAGCTTGCTCCTGTAGCCACAGATATGGCTGGATTGACTGGTAAACTTATCGAACAATTAAAGATTCCATATACTACGGCAGTAACGGTATCGATGTTTACTCTGGGTGTAACTATTTTAGGCTCTGTTTTGCTGAGAGGTTTTTTAGCAGCCATCCCGGTCTTGATCGGGGTTATAGCCGGCTATATCTTGTCGCTGGCGATGGGAATCGTTGACTTGAAAAGCATTGCTGATGCCCCCTGGTTTGAAGTTCCTACTCTCTATGCCCCTGTATTCAACATGAATGCCATTTTGATGATCATGCCAGCGATGCTGGTCGTATTGGCAGAACATATTGGCCACTTGGTTGTCACTGGCAACATCGTTGAGCGAGATTTAATTAAAAACCCGGGCCTTGACCGCTCACTGCTGGGTGATGGAATATCCAACGTTCTGTCCGGTCTGGTTGGCGCGACTCCGAACACCACATATGGTGAGAACATCGGCGTTATGGCGATCACCAAAGTTTTTAGCGTCTGGGTAATCGGCGGCGCAGCTGTCATTGCCGTTGTCATCTCGTTTATCGGCAAATTCGCAGCCATTATTCGCAGTATTCCTGTACCTGTCATGGGCGGAGTTTGTATTCTATTGTTCGGGGTCATTGCAGCCGCAGGCATCAGGATGTTAATCGAGAAGAAAGTTGACTACACGAAGTCACGCAATCTGATTTTGACTTCAGTTGTTCTGATCAGCGGTATCAGCGGCACTGCTGTTAAGTTTGGCACAATCGAACTCAAGGGAATGGCGTTGGGTACCATTGTCGCCATCATAATCAGTTTGCTGTTCGAGCTGTTTACCCGTATGGGCATAGCCAATGATCTGGACAGCAAACCTTCAAGATCTGCCTAA
- the yqeB gene encoding selenium-dependent molybdenum cofactor biosynthesis protein YqeB encodes MTTVLIKSGGDIATGIAHRLFVSGYQVVITELPEPTVIRRTVSFAAAVYQQQCQVEGVTAKCVSFSQAAECLSTGVIPVLVDPECRSLAQFQPAAVVDAILAKQNTGTQLADASLVIGIGPGFIAGRDVHCVIETMRGHDLGRVITDGSALANTGVPGEIGGYSLERLLRAPCDGVFTPIREIGNVVAAGEVVAQVSGQPVVAEISGVLRGLLFDRLVVRQGMKIGDIDPRCRREHCFTISDKARAVGGGVLEALLGHKVLPGN; translated from the coding sequence ATGACCACGGTTCTTATTAAAAGTGGTGGCGATATTGCGACCGGAATCGCCCATCGGCTATTTGTTTCCGGTTATCAGGTCGTCATCACTGAATTGCCTGAACCAACTGTCATCCGGCGAACGGTATCCTTTGCTGCAGCTGTGTATCAACAACAGTGCCAAGTAGAAGGCGTTACCGCCAAATGCGTCAGCTTCAGTCAGGCGGCGGAGTGTTTGTCTACCGGTGTTATTCCCGTATTGGTTGATCCAGAGTGTCGCTCGCTAGCGCAGTTTCAGCCGGCGGCTGTCGTTGATGCTATTTTAGCGAAACAGAACACAGGAACCCAGTTGGCAGACGCATCGCTTGTCATCGGCATCGGCCCTGGCTTTATCGCCGGACGCGATGTTCACTGTGTAATTGAGACAATGCGCGGCCATGACCTGGGGCGAGTCATTACCGATGGCTCAGCCCTGGCCAACACAGGTGTACCAGGTGAAATCGGCGGCTATAGCCTGGAACGTTTGCTGCGTGCGCCTTGTGACGGTGTGTTTACGCCGATCCGGGAGATTGGTAATGTGGTTGCCGCTGGCGAGGTTGTTGCTCAGGTATCCGGTCAGCCGGTAGTTGCAGAGATTAGCGGTGTCCTTCGTGGTCTGCTGTTTGACAGACTAGTCGTTAGACAAGGCATGAAAATCGGCGACATCGATCCACGTTGCCGTCGTGAGCATTGTTTTACGATATCAGACAAGGCCCGTGCAGTTGGCGGTGGCGTGCTTGAAGCGTTACTTGGCCACAAGGTGCTGCCAGGCAACTAA
- a CDS encoding DUF2877 domain-containing protein, producing MMKGTIISSDVRLLDRWNGGLQGEVHSVYSGAIYLRDNHGRLACLTTAEQHDGPWIARIDRTSFADAAELGLRQGTAFFVNDSSALHCGRLELAFSHSRKWDRPLPVFPPMTVSTAILSTAKELLLSDGNDGGYKYFFQHKEPADLFATALRQRGQLLLTALRHSRFAEAKTHGLSLIGLGHGLTPSGDDFLAALITVFHLPGGPFPEECRQIGQCWATAADSTTTTVGALLLHTAAEGRAREPVSEFIAALATNQTEAILQAARQVLAFGSCSGTDWLAGLIAGVEAGWELIHR from the coding sequence ATGATGAAGGGGACTATTATTTCGTCTGATGTGAGGCTACTGGACAGATGGAACGGCGGGCTGCAGGGAGAAGTGCATAGCGTGTACTCAGGAGCGATCTACCTGAGAGACAATCATGGTCGTCTTGCTTGTCTGACAACAGCCGAGCAACACGACGGCCCTTGGATTGCTCGCATCGATAGGACCAGCTTTGCCGATGCGGCTGAGCTCGGCTTGCGGCAGGGAACTGCATTTTTCGTCAACGATTCGTCTGCATTGCATTGTGGCCGACTGGAGTTGGCATTTTCGCACAGTAGGAAATGGGACCGCCCACTGCCGGTATTTCCACCAATGACTGTCTCGACAGCGATACTTTCGACTGCTAAGGAGTTACTGCTGAGTGACGGTAATGATGGCGGGTATAAATATTTTTTTCAGCACAAAGAGCCAGCGGACTTATTTGCGACAGCGTTGCGGCAGCGGGGACAGTTATTGCTGACTGCGCTCAGACACAGTCGGTTTGCTGAAGCCAAAACACACGGGTTATCATTGATTGGTCTCGGCCATGGTCTCACGCCATCAGGTGATGACTTTTTGGCCGCCCTGATTACCGTTTTCCATTTGCCTGGCGGTCCCTTTCCCGAAGAATGCAGGCAAATCGGACAGTGCTGGGCGACCGCTGCAGACAGTACGACAACGACGGTGGGGGCGCTTTTGCTGCACACGGCTGCCGAAGGTCGAGCGAGAGAGCCTGTCTCTGAATTTATCGCAGCTCTGGCAACAAATCAGACAGAGGCAATCCTGCAGGCAGCAAGACAAGTACTTGCTTTTGGCTCTTGCTCCGGAACGGATTGGCTAGCTGGCCTAATTGCAGGGGTAGAAGCAGGCTGGGAATTAATTCATCGCTAG
- the fdrA gene encoding acyl-CoA synthetase FdrA, producing the protein MADTVIIRKNAYHDSVTLMALSGKIKSVPGVTEAVVAMATALNKDLLQSVGLWTTEVSDASESDLVLAVRAESEEVCQQAMEAANNLLAKKPAGAAGTLKLRPSSIQAALITMPDANLAVISVPGRFAAREAEKALNRGMNVMLFSDNVTLAEEKKLKELAHANGLLMMGPDCGTAIINGVGLCFANAVRSGNIGVIGASGTGLQEVTVCIDGLGGGISQAFGVGGRDLQEAIGGIMMLDTFAALCEDTKTDVIVLVSKPPAASVAAKIQQAVDACNKPVVFCFVGGAGTTDSDKIYVADTLEAAAIIATALANGQKPVADVSWQQQLASQAKPLAAALTLQQRYVRGLFCGGTLCGEAVTILHHSLGKVYSNTGKADQLADIHTSQQHTCIDLGDDVFTIGRPHPMIEPSLRLPRLLSEAADPEVAVILLDVVLGYGSHPDPAGLTAPAIKEAIATAAAQGRCLVVIAYVCGTEGDPQTKAMQEKILVDAGAILADSNARAAWLAAAIAQRRDA; encoded by the coding sequence ATGGCAGATACAGTTATCATCAGAAAAAATGCCTATCATGACTCAGTCACGTTAATGGCGCTATCTGGCAAGATTAAAAGCGTTCCCGGGGTGACCGAAGCAGTTGTCGCTATGGCTACGGCGTTAAACAAAGATCTATTACAATCAGTAGGACTTTGGACAACCGAAGTGTCTGATGCTTCGGAGTCAGATTTGGTATTGGCAGTACGGGCAGAAAGCGAGGAAGTCTGTCAACAAGCCATGGAAGCGGCTAACAACTTGTTAGCCAAGAAACCAGCTGGAGCGGCGGGAACACTGAAGTTACGGCCATCCAGCATCCAAGCAGCTCTAATTACCATGCCTGATGCTAACCTGGCAGTCATCTCTGTACCAGGCCGTTTTGCGGCGCGGGAAGCAGAGAAGGCCCTCAACAGAGGGATGAATGTCATGTTGTTTAGCGATAATGTTACACTTGCAGAAGAAAAAAAACTAAAAGAATTGGCCCACGCTAACGGATTATTAATGATGGGACCAGATTGCGGGACGGCAATCATTAATGGAGTGGGTCTTTGCTTTGCCAATGCAGTTCGGTCTGGCAATATTGGCGTCATTGGCGCTTCTGGCACCGGTCTGCAGGAAGTCACAGTTTGCATCGACGGCCTGGGAGGCGGGATTTCGCAGGCTTTTGGTGTTGGTGGTCGCGATCTGCAGGAAGCTATTGGCGGCATCATGATGCTTGATACGTTTGCCGCTCTTTGCGAGGACACCAAAACCGATGTGATCGTTTTGGTATCAAAACCGCCCGCGGCCTCGGTTGCAGCTAAAATTCAGCAGGCGGTAGATGCCTGTAACAAACCAGTCGTATTCTGCTTTGTCGGTGGCGCAGGCACAACCGACTCTGACAAGATATATGTAGCAGATACTCTTGAAGCTGCGGCAATTATCGCCACCGCTCTGGCAAACGGTCAGAAACCAGTTGCGGACGTTTCCTGGCAACAGCAGCTTGCCAGCCAGGCAAAACCGCTTGCTGCAGCATTAACGCTGCAGCAGCGGTACGTGCGAGGTCTATTTTGCGGCGGCACCCTCTGCGGTGAAGCGGTAACAATCCTGCACCACTCACTTGGGAAAGTGTATTCCAATACCGGGAAAGCCGATCAATTGGCGGATATTCACACTAGCCAGCAGCATACCTGTATTGATCTTGGTGATGATGTTTTTACCATCGGCCGTCCGCACCCGATGATTGAGCCATCGTTGCGGTTGCCGCGACTGTTGTCTGAAGCCGCTGATCCCGAAGTTGCGGTTATTTTGCTCGATGTTGTGCTGGGATACGGCTCGCATCCTGATCCAGCTGGACTCACTGCACCAGCAATAAAAGAAGCTATCGCCACTGCGGCAGCTCAAGGTAGATGTCTGGTTGTTATCGCCTATGTTTGTGGCACGGAGGGCGATCCGCAAACCAAGGCGATGCAAGAGAAGATACTGGTCGATGCTGGCGCGATTCTGGCCGACAGCAATGCACGCGCTGCCTGGCTGGCGGCAGCAATTGCACAAAGGAGGGATGCGTAA
- a CDS encoding DUF1116 domain-containing protein, translating into MATLSLMSGNLKVINIGAELFEQELAKQNTPVIQLDWRPPAGGDPELAKALDMLLDNPKVDAANELAVERLKNARPVFVDIAKALDVVPGMTSHTICHAGPPVAWKKMAGPMKGAVIGALIYEGLAKDEAEAVKLAASGEIIYSPCHEHNAVGPMAGILSASMPVQVIENKTHGNFAFCTLNEGLGKVLRFGAYSEEVINRLKWIEQELAPALKTAIRLSGGIDLRSMIAQALHMGDECHNRNKAGTSLFIRTIAPFLAQAGLPAEVLVRVLTFIHSNDHFFLNLSMPACKAALDAAHGIENSTLVTTMARNGVEFGIRVSGCPGHTWFTGPAQYIQGLFFPGYTQADANPDIGDSAITETCGIGGFAMGGAPAIVQFVGGTVTDAREYTEKMYEITLSENGNFTLPNLDFRGAATGIDVRKVTESGLLPVINTGMAHKDPGVGQVGAGVVRPPRECFEKAVRALAERMR; encoded by the coding sequence ATGGCCACATTATCTTTAATGTCAGGTAATTTGAAGGTAATTAACATTGGCGCAGAGCTGTTTGAACAGGAACTTGCCAAGCAAAACACGCCTGTCATTCAACTCGACTGGCGTCCACCAGCTGGCGGCGATCCTGAATTGGCAAAAGCACTGGATATGCTGCTGGATAATCCGAAGGTCGACGCTGCTAATGAGCTAGCTGTTGAACGGTTAAAAAACGCCCGTCCGGTATTTGTCGATATTGCTAAAGCCCTTGATGTTGTACCAGGCATGACTTCCCATACAATCTGCCACGCCGGGCCGCCGGTGGCTTGGAAAAAGATGGCCGGACCGATGAAAGGCGCTGTCATTGGAGCTCTCATCTATGAAGGACTAGCTAAGGATGAAGCCGAAGCGGTCAAACTGGCCGCATCGGGAGAGATTATTTATTCGCCTTGCCATGAGCATAATGCCGTTGGTCCGATGGCCGGCATACTGTCTGCTTCAATGCCTGTGCAAGTCATTGAAAATAAGACGCATGGCAACTTTGCTTTCTGCACATTAAATGAAGGATTAGGCAAAGTTCTGCGCTTTGGCGCCTACAGCGAGGAAGTTATTAACCGGTTAAAGTGGATTGAGCAGGAACTGGCTCCCGCACTCAAAACAGCGATTCGTCTGTCAGGCGGCATTGATCTCAGATCGATGATTGCCCAAGCTCTGCACATGGGAGATGAGTGTCATAACCGTAATAAAGCAGGCACTAGCCTGTTTATCCGGACAATTGCGCCGTTTTTAGCGCAGGCGGGACTGCCTGCTGAGGTGCTGGTTCGCGTATTGACCTTTATTCACTCTAACGACCACTTCTTCTTAAATCTATCTATGCCAGCTTGTAAAGCCGCGCTTGATGCCGCGCACGGTATTGAAAATAGCACACTAGTGACGACAATGGCCCGTAACGGCGTAGAGTTTGGTATTCGAGTTAGCGGTTGCCCGGGTCATACTTGGTTTACCGGACCGGCTCAGTATATACAAGGCTTATTCTTCCCAGGCTACACCCAGGCGGATGCGAATCCAGACATTGGCGATAGCGCGATCACAGAAACATGTGGCATTGGTGGTTTCGCCATGGGCGGCGCGCCGGCGATTGTCCAGTTCGTTGGCGGCACGGTGACTGACGCTCGCGAGTACACCGAAAAAATGTATGAGATTACTCTGTCTGAGAACGGCAACTTCACCCTGCCGAATCTCGATTTCCGTGGCGCAGCGACAGGTATTGATGTGCGCAAAGTGACAGAAAGCGGTTTGTTGCCTGTTATCAACACTGGGATGGCTCACAAAGACCCAGGCGTCGGCCAGGTCGGCGCCGGAGTGGTACGGCCGCCGCGCGAGTGTTTTGAAAAAGCTGTCCGTGCGCTAGCAGAGCGTATGAGATAA
- a CDS encoding cyclase family protein has protein sequence MVKNWDKVKMYDLTQRLSHLTPPWPTYEPLQIKFFKRLSSNGANGQLITTSNHVGTHLDGSLHFCTHGRDIASIPLTDLIGPGVVVDLSDICEDYGIYTSKDIMERADVRKGDILILHTGYLKYSWDQPEADEVRYMVKHPGPTREFAKWCREMEIKYIGVDAGSADHPMNTKIRDWCPKQAAECDAYLKGKYGKGLDEIFPPDHYQLMHVDLFPHDIIHIENIGGELTKVLNKRLIIGCYPWRFVDGESSICRVVAYDEE, from the coding sequence ATGGTTAAGAATTGGGACAAAGTGAAAATGTATGATCTGACTCAAAGATTGAGTCATCTGACACCACCCTGGCCTACATATGAGCCACTGCAAATTAAATTCTTCAAACGCCTGAGCTCAAACGGCGCAAATGGTCAATTGATTACGACTTCGAATCATGTGGGGACCCACCTCGATGGTTCGCTGCACTTTTGCACCCATGGCCGCGATATCGCCAGCATTCCGTTGACTGATCTGATCGGCCCTGGCGTTGTTGTCGACCTAAGCGATATCTGTGAAGATTATGGAATTTACACGTCAAAAGACATCATGGAGCGTGCTGATGTTCGTAAAGGAGACATTCTGATCCTTCACACCGGCTATCTGAAATATAGCTGGGATCAGCCTGAAGCCGACGAAGTGCGCTATATGGTCAAACATCCAGGACCTACTCGCGAATTTGCGAAATGGTGTCGCGAGATGGAAATTAAGTACATTGGCGTAGATGCAGGCTCCGCAGACCATCCGATGAATACCAAGATTCGCGACTGGTGCCCGAAACAAGCCGCTGAGTGTGACGCCTATTTGAAAGGTAAATACGGCAAAGGGCTGGACGAAATTTTCCCGCCAGATCATTATCAATTGATGCATGTCGATTTGTTCCCGCATGATATCATCCACATTGAAAACATTGGCGGCGAATTGACCAAAGTTCTGAACAAACGCTTGATCATCGGCTGTTATCCCTGGCGATTTGTTGACGGTGAATCTTCTATTTGCCGTGTAGTCGCATACGACGAGGAATAA
- a CDS encoding amidase family protein, with amino-acid sequence MVTSCTSRKEGAVIALQEVQELTIQNIHHLLQTGELSVRELVQAYLARIEQFDQQGPAINAVIQVNPLALKAADELDAARRRGDACGLLHGIPVLVKDNIETAGLETTGGSLSLAGYIPQQDAFLISRLKQAGAVILAKTNLHEFAIWGETVSSMLGQTLNPYDLTRSPGGSSGGTGSAVAANFGAVGIGTDTVNSVRSPSSANCLMGVKPTLGLVSRTGIIPYSLNQDTAGPMTRCVADAAAVLSVIAGYDSADSATADCRTKEPVNYSAYLNNEGLRGKRLGVVRNFFGKDPIHSEVNAVMATALQQLADQGATLIELTLPWTADFLISDVSLHQYDFREHLEAYLEGLGDQVSVHSIADILASGKYHPGISDTLNRAGQLSQRGDEYARRVRLRQEIISTTQELLDNQRLDALVFPHQKRLVVPVGQPQLDRNGVLGAVTGFPAFTVPAGFSQPTATAPLGVPVGIEFVGRPWAEPDLFAITYAFEQATSVRKPPLVK; translated from the coding sequence TTGGTTACATCTTGCACAAGCCGCAAAGAAGGAGCAGTGATTGCATTGCAGGAAGTCCAAGAGTTGACAATCCAGAACATACATCACCTTTTGCAGACTGGCGAGCTATCTGTGCGAGAATTGGTCCAAGCTTATTTGGCGAGAATTGAGCAATTTGACCAACAGGGACCGGCGATCAACGCGGTGATTCAGGTCAATCCGTTAGCCCTTAAAGCGGCGGATGAGCTGGATGCCGCGCGGCGTCGCGGTGATGCTTGCGGTTTGTTGCATGGCATTCCTGTTCTCGTCAAAGACAATATTGAAACAGCCGGTTTAGAAACAACCGGAGGATCTCTCAGCTTGGCTGGCTACATACCGCAACAAGATGCCTTCCTGATCTCCCGGCTGAAGCAGGCGGGAGCAGTTATCCTAGCAAAGACCAATTTGCATGAGTTCGCTATTTGGGGTGAAACCGTCAGTTCAATGCTAGGGCAGACACTCAACCCCTATGACCTGACACGGTCTCCCGGCGGGTCGAGCGGTGGAACTGGGTCAGCAGTAGCTGCTAACTTCGGGGCTGTCGGTATTGGCACTGATACGGTGAATTCGGTACGCTCACCATCCTCGGCCAACTGTCTAATGGGAGTCAAACCGACGCTGGGATTGGTCAGCCGTACCGGGATTATCCCCTACTCACTGAATCAAGACACAGCCGGTCCGATGACGCGTTGCGTAGCGGACGCGGCTGCCGTATTATCGGTTATCGCCGGTTATGATTCTGCCGATTCCGCGACAGCTGATTGCAGAACAAAAGAACCTGTGAACTATTCTGCGTACTTGAATAATGAAGGCTTGCGAGGCAAACGCCTTGGCGTTGTTCGCAACTTTTTTGGCAAGGATCCCATTCATTCCGAGGTCAACGCAGTAATGGCTACTGCCTTGCAGCAACTAGCTGATCAAGGAGCCACTCTGATTGAGCTAACTCTGCCTTGGACTGCAGACTTTTTAATCAGTGATGTCAGCTTGCACCAGTATGATTTTAGAGAACACTTGGAAGCCTATCTAGAAGGCCTTGGTGACCAGGTCAGTGTTCACTCTATTGCTGATATTTTGGCGTCAGGCAAATACCATCCAGGAATAAGCGACACACTGAACCGTGCCGGTCAACTCAGTCAACGCGGCGATGAATATGCCCGCCGCGTTAGGCTGCGGCAAGAAATAATAAGCACAACTCAAGAACTCTTGGATAACCAGCGCTTAGACGCGCTCGTGTTTCCCCATCAGAAACGTCTCGTCGTGCCGGTCGGTCAGCCGCAGCTTGATCGCAACGGCGTCCTGGGCGCTGTGACGGGCTTTCCTGCCTTCACCGTGCCTGCTGGCTTCTCACAGCCAACCGCTACTGCGCCGTTGGGAGTGCCGGTTGGGATAGAATTCGTCGGTCGCCCTTGGGCAGAGCCCGATTTGTTTGCGATAACTTATGCATTTGAACAGGCGACCAGCGTTCGCAAGCCGCCTCTCGTAAAGTAG
- the mutT gene encoding 8-oxo-dGTP diphosphatase MutT has product MIQVAAAVIIKDGQCLITRRAPGQNLAGLWEFPGGKLEPGETPEDCLKRELCEELSIKISVGRFIAESRFGYPSGSIHLLAYQATWESGKLQLSVHDDYAWVASNKLLEYSYPPADEPILQAIIQGGWLR; this is encoded by the coding sequence GTGATTCAGGTGGCAGCTGCTGTCATCATCAAAGACGGCCAATGTTTGATAACCCGGCGCGCACCCGGTCAAAACTTGGCTGGATTGTGGGAGTTCCCTGGTGGTAAGCTTGAACCAGGTGAAACACCGGAGGACTGTTTGAAACGGGAACTTTGTGAAGAACTATCAATCAAAATTTCAGTAGGCCGATTTATTGCCGAGAGCCGTTTTGGGTATCCAAGCGGCTCTATTCATCTTCTTGCCTACCAGGCTACTTGGGAAAGCGGGAAACTTCAACTCAGTGTTCACGATGATTATGCTTGGGTTGCTAGCAACAAACTATTAGAATACAGCTATCCGCCGGCTGATGAGCCAATATTGCAGGCGATAATCCAAGGAGGCTGGTTGAGGTGA
- the yqeC gene encoding selenium cofactor biosynthesis protein YqeC, with amino-acid sequence MNLIKPQFPGGQIWLPLLTSGSSNIIAITGGGGKTSLLYYLGRLLAAHGIKAILSVTTKLFRPIGGDHQVLFADSANSLVQTARKAGCGLTTIAAGIDSADTRKLTGLPPEWFNEAAESLPDVIFLIEADGSAGKSLKGYLEHEPVVPSSTSLIIPVVGVDVVGHLLTADFVHRAAIAAAVTGQPLGAVITTDVVVKLLLSPVGYRRGFPTTARTLFFLNKVESDRDYTIATSIATAVFAVASELEGIVAGSIVKDQFSICLPNRERIL; translated from the coding sequence GTGAACCTGATAAAACCACAGTTTCCCGGAGGCCAAATTTGGCTGCCGCTGTTAACAAGCGGCAGCTCAAATATCATTGCGATCACAGGCGGTGGCGGGAAAACCAGCTTATTGTATTATTTGGGCCGCTTGCTCGCAGCGCACGGGATAAAGGCCATCCTTTCGGTCACGACAAAGCTGTTTCGGCCAATAGGCGGCGACCATCAGGTTCTATTTGCTGATAGCGCCAACTCACTAGTCCAGACTGCTCGCAAGGCTGGTTGTGGTTTAACAACGATTGCGGCAGGAATTGATTCTGCCGATACTAGAAAATTAACCGGTTTGCCGCCTGAATGGTTTAATGAGGCAGCCGAGAGTTTGCCAGATGTCATCTTTTTGATTGAAGCAGATGGTTCAGCCGGCAAATCCTTAAAAGGATATTTAGAACACGAACCAGTCGTCCCTAGTAGTACATCGCTTATCATTCCAGTCGTTGGTGTGGATGTAGTAGGCCATCTGCTGACTGCGGATTTTGTTCATCGTGCTGCGATTGCTGCAGCGGTGACCGGTCAGCCTCTTGGGGCTGTCATCACAACAGATGTTGTCGTTAAATTGTTATTATCGCCGGTCGGCTATCGGCGAGGATTCCCGACTACCGCTCGAACACTATTTTTTTTGAATAAGGTAGAATCTGATCGTGACTATACTATAGCCACGAGTATTGCTACTGCTGTTTTCGCTGTTGCCTCAGAGCTGGAAGGTATAGTAGCAGGCAGTATTGTTAAGGATCAATTTTCCATCTGTCTGCCGAATCGTGAACGCATTTTGTAA
- a CDS encoding ACT domain-containing protein — translation MKVVLTIVGRDRVGIIAMVSAILAGNSINILNINQNIVDGFFNMVLIADMSQSKIALTALQQQLKHEGEAIGLDIKVQHEDIFQIMHQI, via the coding sequence ATGAAAGTTGTGCTTACAATTGTAGGACGGGACCGAGTTGGCATTATCGCCATGGTTAGCGCCATTCTGGCCGGAAACTCAATCAATATTCTCAATATCAACCAAAATATTGTTGATGGCTTTTTTAATATGGTGTTGATTGCTGATATGAGCCAATCAAAAATTGCTCTGACTGCTTTGCAACAGCAGCTTAAACACGAGGGAGAGGCTATAGGCCTAGACATCAAAGTGCAGCATGAGGACATTTTCCAAATTATGCACCAGATTTAG